GATCCGTGGCGCAATGGTAGCGCGTCTGACTCCAGATCAGAAGGTTGCGTGTTCGATTCACGTCGGGTTCAATCCCCCGATCCATACggattttactttttcatttttttttttggaaaaaacttattaaacatatatatgtgtgtgtctAAATTCATATAATCCGTCATGTCTTCAAATTATTCTGTTCTCAAAAACTATAAATTTtttaacactaattaaaattacaagtttatgtcaaatttatagtttcacatttattatttataatttattatttatatatgtttttctttttcaaaaattgattaCACATTTgatatactctcttcgtccacaaaaaataatcaacTTTTGGCATATCCAAAAAAATTACTagtatattttagttttggacACTTTCTACTACATGATAGGTTCCTTtattcactcacaatataattatttatcattattaacattaTCTTTTAAATGAGATCATATCTGCACTCacaatacatttaattatttttgttaaaatatGTGTCGTTcccttttaaaattatttgtcaACGAAGAGAGCGTATAAAAATACTTGATAAATCATGTGTTGGTTCACATAATTATCCACTTTtgataacaataaatttaaaacactAACTTCTCTATTTTCATGTAGAAAAATATCCAAAATTAGGGTAAATGGACGAAGCTTTAGAAGTAGAGTGGGATGACAAacactaggggtgagcaaaaaccgagccgaccgaaaaaaccgaaaaaaaataAGCCGAACCGATCGATTTTCGGTCGGTTTTTTTGCTATGGTCGGTCGGTTCGGCCCATTTTTTACAGAAATCTCGGTTTTTTCGGTCGAttcggttttcccgaatttgatcagtcgaaaaccgaaccgaccgataaatatatataataatatttttttttactttcctAAAGCTACGCCCAGTCGCCCACCTCCCCACCCCAATTTCCTAACCCTAAATTTATAATCATCTTCATCTCACTTCTCTCTCACTTGTGGCGcctcccctcccctccccccaaCCAAAACCAAAACTTGCCTCCCTCCACCCCCAGGCTCCATTTCAGATCGGCGACACCTCCGGCGAGACGCACTCCATTCCAGACCGACGAGCCGCCCTCCCTTACCGCCGCGCCTCGAGCCTCCCGGCAAGACGCGCTCCATTCCAGAGCGAGCCGCGTCTCTAGCCTCCCGGCGAGACGTGCTCACTGCTCTGTTCCAGAGCGGTGAGCCTTCCTCTGCGCCGCCGCCTCACCTCCACACCAGAGCGAGTCTCGCCGCCGCCTCACCTCCAACCGTTGCTTCTCCGagtgcgccgccgccgccagttCATCCAGCTATTCGACTCGGCTCTATTCGGTCGGTCGAAAACCGATTATTTCCACGGTTGCCGGCTGGTCTTCAAACGTCGGTCGGTTCGGCCCATAAATCCTCCAAACCGTCGGCCCATCGGTTTGTATTTTTTTGGTCGGTCGGCCGGCCGAACCGACCGATGCACAGCCCTAACAAACACAAATACACAATCTTACCCATATTGTACTTGTGTCTTTAGTAATTGTGCCGGTCAAAATGCCTAATAATTGTAGGAGTTAACTACTCCAATATTAAAGGTATTTTTTTGACGTTGTAGTTTTTATGTGCTAAATatctcatttaaatttaattacatcCATATACTTAATATTTCAGAAAATTCAACTTCACTATATTAGAGCATCTCCATCCACGAGCCAACATGTCGAGCTCGTAGGTGAGCCCCTTCAGGAAGCCaccacatatttttttattttttattttcttctttttttggacGGTGTTCCGCGTgacttctctctcctctctgcACCCACTCGCTCCTGTATGCCAGCATCGCTCCCTCTTGGCTCGGCAATGGCATGGGACTAGGGATgacaatctacccgcgggtagcggatatccgcgaaaacccgaacccattagggtgggtttggataccatttgatatccacggatagtttcgtgggtacaattcactatccatttagttcgtgggtatgggtttggatacttactatccatacccgcgaaacccgtttacccgcaaaaaatacccgccaattacccgtcaattatccttcaattacccgtcaaatatccacaaaaaattctataaaatatgggctttaaatacatattttgagattatgggctagtattttatattttaaaataggcccaaacaataaggcccaaagtctaatattgagctaaacctaaaccctagtaaTTCCCCTACGCCCCTTTCTTCAGCCGTTTCTTCCCTTCAGCCGTTTCTTCCCCAGCCCTGCTCGCGAAGTCGCGATTCCAGCCACCAGTCGGCAGCCACTCGACGGCCGCCGCTCGCCGTCCGTCCAgcaattatagacattgttcttgaagatgaagaagaagagttcaatgaagagggttctatttctactgtcgagcaattatagacattgttctttgttggattttatattttagttgatgaatttgaacattgttctttgtgaatttgaatttaaacattgttctttgtggatttgaactatgctatttgtgttgatttttttttcttattaaatctgttgtaaatttatatttaaattctatttcgtgggtatccggcggatagcgggtatccgtcggatagtgggtgacggatacccgtcggatagcggatttcgcggatacccgacgggtagcgggtatccgcgggtagcgggtttggataccatttgatatccatggatagtttcgtgggtagcaaccactatccatttaattcgtgggtatgggtatggatagtcactatccgtacccgtcgtacccgattgccatccctacatGGGACTTGTGCGAGCCTGGCGCGCATTCGCTCTCTGCGAGCTCCGCTGCAGATGCTCTTACTCACGTGGCCGATGAAATAACTTACAATCATATAATAGGCGATAGTGCCAATTTGTCAACAGTGCACTTGATTTTCAGGGAGATTTTGTATTCAAAAAATGGTCAGCAGTCAATCGAATCTTGAAATTTgactctctcttttttttcttttttctttttttttttttcaaaatctgCAGTTAGTTTGTGTGTTTGAAGTGCAGGTCATAAAAAAGGAACCTTGTAAACTCACTTttaccactctctctctctacctaaACAAGTCCATGGTAATTACCTTAATGCTAGTCAAAGACATGGAGATTACACGAATTCTGGCCAAACATCAAAGCAAGAACTTGATGTTGTGCTACAATGATACTTGGTAAAGAGAGAATAGTCAATTACTTATGATggtcttcttatttcttttttatcgATTTTGATtgaaaatttgataaatttcCAATCGCTAATCGTCATGGTGATAAAGAGAATGATGCTAAGAAACAGCAAATCCAATCAGAAACAATATTAAAATTGTCCCTGACCAACACAAGAAGCCAGAgatgaaaattagggttttattttcttttttaattcaaGTTTATGAAGGATAATTTTATCCCTACACTTTAAGGAACATTTACTTTGAGGATTAGTCAGAATAAATAgaaacaataaaactaatttattatttattaaaataaactaatttttctTGAAAACCCCCATtgatatataaaaatagtaCTATAAAGTaatcttatttaataaaatagattaaaattttaaaatatctcaaagcctttgataatttctacaatttaaacaaattttgcttgattcatatgaTAAGATTGGAgaaatactaatataaaaatattcaatcatatatatgaTCAATGATAAAAAGTAAACGCTCAATAAGAGTAATTAATTTCATGATATGTTTGGAGAAAAATTGATATTTCATATTTGTCAGAGTTCAAGGTCCTAACACTTGCAAGACTATCAAGCCTCATATCTATTTGTCTCTAGATAATAAACTTTTTTGGCAGATTAAACTACTTGATAAATTTTTCAAACAAGTAAGAAATGAGAATTGGTAGATTAAAAACACATTTGTGAATTGAAGCAAATTTCGCAGCATTAGGAGAGATTGAGCAGTAGTAGAGGGACAAAGACAAATTGATTGAATAACATCCAAATGTAGCAATGTAGTGCAACAAGTCCCATTTATCACAAGCTAAATATGACAACATTACTGACCTCCACAtctaatttttgttttaaaattaatcatgacACACACTCATATCCCTAGTTGGATATGCACAACCACTTCACCATAACTATCTATCCTCACTGTACACCCCCCTCACTCACTCACAGCATCTGTTCAACACTTGACCAAACCTCTAAACTACGATACCAACTATACACCTTCAACCCCAATTCCTGAGCACACACACTCACTAGTGCTGCAAATAACAAAACCCGCTCAGACAATAGTGTCGAGATATGAGTACTCCCTACGTCTGCCAAACTCAAGAAGGCTACCATATGTACGGTCCCACACTCCAATGAAGAGGGATTCTGTATCAGGGCTAAATGACATACCGGATATCTCGCCAAAGAAATCAATTTCCTGCTCCTTCTCATACCCACTATCAACATCAAAAACATGGACGAAATCTGCAGGCTCTGCCATAGCCATGAATCTGCCATCTGATGTATAGCGGATTGAACGAATGGCTCCAAGGTTTCCCTTCAAGGCAGTGACTGATGCTGAAAGATTCCGGATATCCCAAATTCGGCAAGTTTTATCCTGGTTCCCGGTAGCAAAGGTTAATCCACCTGGGTGCCAAGCTGATGCAAATGAGTAGTCCAAGTGACCCTGAAAAGATGCAATTTCCTGCAAACATAGACATAAAAAATTAGGATCCCAGCATCAGTATACATTGCTTAACACATTTTCTCTGCCGTGCAAGGAAAAACTCGTATACCTTTCCAGTCCTGGAATCCACCAACATACCCGCTGGGTCATCACCAACAATAACAAGAAGCTTACCATCGGGACTTAGGGAAGTATGCTGCATGAAGAGTAAAGTCAGGTTAACGTCATCACAAAATATTAAAGGACTACACtttcatttgaaaataattctcATGCAATTGTCGGCATAAATGACAATCTCAGGTTAAGCAACGGGATTTTGCACCCCAAAGTTAAGAGAAAAAATGTTGAATTGGTCCCACCCCAATTAGCTGACTAGACAAATATTCCAATTCCAAATTGCAGTTGGGTATACATTTAGATGCAGGTGACGAACTCACAAATGCACACTCATAAGACTTGTGTAAGTGCAAGTGTGTGATGTCAATCTGTAAATTGGTTAATATCAACACACATGCATGTTCGCACATGCACAGGAAGATGGTCAGACTCACATTGACTGGCCATGGAAAGCGAAAATGGTTAGATGGTTGAAATTTCTCCATATCAAAGTCTCTAACTCCATTGTCATTATTCGAAGCCACAAAATGCACTGCACCACTGGAACAAGAAAGACACTTTCATGAATGTCCTTcaccaacaaaaaaaaaggggtCACAGGTAGAGAGAGCAAAACTTAAAATGCACAAATAGATAAAGAGCAGATACCTGCTAGATGTATATATCTCAACTGCATTAGTGATGGCATTATCTTCATATGTAGTCCGAGTACAGTAGGACACTCCAGGCCTATCCAGATACTGCAAGGAAACAGGAGGAACTGAATAGCTCAATATTCTAGCAATAGTCGTGTGAGAAACAGATAAATAGTCGATAAACAATTTAACGCAACTAACCAAGAACAATATTCTTGAAAAATAACACAATTGTATTCTCAATCATCAACCAAGAATAATGATAAAAGTAAATAGGCTGTATCTTTCATATACATAAAAGAGCCAGATACATATTTTCGAATGTTTGGCGAGTTGAACTAATTTGGAAGAAAAGTAAAAGTCCAGATAACTAGTGGAACATATTGAAATAATCTACACATTGCATGTCTTTGCAAGTTAAACTTTACCAATAACAATTCAACTATCAGCGGAAACCATACCACCTGTCAGTTAAGCAAAACAAT
The genomic region above belongs to Salvia miltiorrhiza cultivar Shanhuang (shh) chromosome 5, IMPLAD_Smil_shh, whole genome shotgun sequence and contains:
- the LOC130986096 gene encoding uncharacterized WD repeat-containing protein C2A9.03-like encodes the protein MSHQQGNEAEEMEEEFEMEDADDDMDDEFHARDAGGSDSDVDEYEYMNNRMQDTTAAEARKGRDIQGIPWEGLSITREKYRQTRLEQYKNYENIPKSGEGSEKDCKSTEKTGSYYVFRRNSRSAKSTILHFQLRNLVWATSKHDVYLLSHFSIMHWSSLSCNKSEVLNVSGHVAPSEKHPGSLLEGFTQTQVSSVAVKDKLLVAGGFQGELICKYLDRPGVSYCTRTTYEDNAITNAVEIYTSSSGAVHFVASNNDNGVRDFDMEKFQPSNHFRFPWPVNHTSLSPDGKLLVIVGDDPAGMLVDSRTGKEIASFQGHLDYSFASAWHPGGLTFATGNQDKTCRIWDIRNLSASVTALKGNLGAIRSIRYTSDGRFMAMAEPADFVHVFDVDSGYEKEQEIDFFGEISGMSFSPDTESLFIGVWDRTYGSLLEFGRRREYSYLDTIV